TGTCCGACAAATTTAATCAGGACCTGAAAGAGCTGAAGCTGAAGGTAACACCGAAAAGGCTGGCGATCCTCTCCCTGCTGGCTGAGGAATTATCCTATGCAAGCCCGGAAGAGGTCTGGCGCAAGCTGCAAAAGAATTTCGACAGCATCGGCTTGCCAACCGTCTATCGCAATCTGGAAGAACTGGCCAATGGCGGTCTCATCACCAAGGTCATTCATCCAAACAGGCAACTCTATTACTATTTCTGCCCCAACGGCCACCATCACCACCACTTCGTCTGTCTTTCCTGTCGCAAGGTGGAGGATATCAATTTCTGCGGTATGGAAGAGATCGAAAAGAAGGTCAGCGGTACCGTCCTCTCCCATATCGTCCAGGTAAACGGCCTCTGCCGCGAATGTTCGGAAAGCCAGGGAGGAGCCATATGAAAAAATTTCTTTTCCTGTTCATGCTCCTGCTTGTGCCGGCACTTCTTTCCTGCGAAAAAAGGGAGCAGCACAATTCGGGTAAGCTGAAAGTGGTAACGACGCTTTTCCCCCTCTTCGACTTTGCCAGGCAGATCGGCGGTGACAAAATCGATGTGACTCTGTTGTTGCCCCCCGGCATGGAACCCCACAGCTTCGAGCCGAAACCGGACGATATTATCCGTGTCAGCCGGGCCGATATCTTCATCTTCACCAACAGGTACATGGAGCCCTGGGCGGCGCAAATAGCCGAAGCTGCGGCTCAAAAGGGGCTGACGGTGGATGCCAGCCGGGGAGTGAACCTGTACAAGGCGGGGGAAGAAAAGGCTGAGGAGGATGGGCATGGTCATCGCGCCGGGAGGGTGGATCCCCACGTCTGGCTTGATTTTGACAATGATCGGATCATGGTCGACAACATTCTTGCTGCTTTTGTGGCAAAGGATCCGGCAAACCGCCAGTATTACACGGCCAACGCGGTTGCCTACAAGGCAAAGCTGGCCGATCTGGACGGGCGATTCAAGGTTGGCCTGTCCCGGTGCGCGACCAGGGATTTCCTCCACGGGGGACATTTTGCTTTTGGTTACATGGCTCGTCGCTATAACCTCCACTACCAATCAGCCTATGCCCTGAATGCTGAGGCCGAGCCGACCGCCGGCAAGCTCACCTCCCTTATCAGGCAGATGCGAAGCAGCGGGCTCAAGTATATTTATACCGAGGAGCTGCTCAATCCCCGCGTTGCCGAGACCATTGCCCGGGAAACAGGAGCACAGCTGCTCAGACTGCACGGCGCCCACAATATCGGCAAGGCGGACTTTGACCGGGGAGTAACCTTCATCTCCCTTATGGAAGAAAATCTCAAGAACCTGAGGACGGGGCTACAATGTCCATAGAAGCGCTTTCCGTGAAAGGTCTCTGCTCGGGCTATCAGGGGGCCGATGTACTGCAGGATCTGACCTTTGCCGTTCACTCCGGTGATTACGTGGGGGTGGTCGGTCCCAACGGGTCGGGCAAAAGCACCTTGGTCAAATCGATCCTCGGCCTGATCAAGCCTGAGAGGGGAGCCATATCCCTGTTCGGCACCCCTTTTGCCCAGTTTCGCGATTGGAATCGCATCGGCTATCTGCCCCAAGGGTTGCAGTTCTTTAATCCAAACTTCCCTGCCACTGTTGCGGAGGTGGTTCGTCTGGGCCGTCTTGCCGCAAAGAGTTTTCCCCGGCGCTTTGACAGAAATGATGCGGCAGCGGTGGCAAAGACGCTGCAGTGGATGGATATCGCACACATCAGGGACAAGATGATCGGCGAGCTTTCGGGGGGGCTCAGGCAACGGGTTCTGCTGGCACGGGCGCTGGTCAATGAGCCTGAGCTGTTGGTTCTGGACGAACCGACTACGGCACTTGACCCGGAAACCAGGGAGCATTTTTACCAGTTGCTCGCCGATATGAACCGGGAGCGAAACACCACCGTCATCCTCATCACCCACGATACCGGCACCATCGGCCGCTATGCGACAAAGCTGCTCTATCTGGACAAGCGGGTGATATTTTACGGTGGTTTTGACGAGTTCTGCAAATCGGCGGAAATGACAGGTTTTTTCGGCGAAAAGGCCCAGCATGTGGTCTGCCATCGGCACTGAGTTGGCCCCCCTGCTCACGGTGTTCGCTTCCCCCTATGGAACAGGGGGGATTGAGGGGGTAAACGGTCGGCTAAAACTAAGGTTGTATAGGAAACTCATGGATCTGGCGGAAATACTCAGCTATGGATTTTTGCAGCGTGCCCTGGTCGGGGGGTCGCTGATTGCCGTACTCTGCTCTACTTTGGGAATCTTTCTCGTCCTGCGTCGTTTTTCCCTTATCGGTGACGGGCTTGCCCATGTGACCTTCGGCAGCGTCGCCCTGGCGCTATTTCTGGGGTTCCAGTCAGTTTTGATGACCGTGGCTGCCATCCCGGTGGTGCTCCTTGCCTCCATCGGGATATTGAAGCTGACCGACAAGGCGAAAATCTACGGTGATACTGCCATCGGCATCGTCTCCTCCCTGGGCATCGCCGTCGGTGTAATGCTGGCGAGCAAAGCTGGCGGCTTCAATGTTGATCTTTTCAGCTACCTGTTCGGCAATATCCTTTCCATCAGTATGACCGAGCTTATGCTTGCCGCAGTGTTGTTCCTGGTGGTCCTCATATCCATCTTTTTCTTTTACAACGAACTTTTTGCCACCACTTTCGATGAAGACCTGGCCAGGAGTGCCGGCATACAGACCAGCCGCATCAATATGGTCCTGGTGCTTTTGACTGCCCTGACCGTGGTGTTGGCCATGAAAGTGGTAGGAATCATGCTCATCTCCGCACTCCTCATCCTGCCCGCCGTATCCGCCCTGCAACTGGCACGCAGTTTCAAGGGGGCAATATTCTCTTCAGCCCTGATAGGCATGGGTACGGTCATGATCAGCATCTGTCTCTCCCTTGTCCTCAATCTCCCCGCCGGTGCCACCATCGTCCTCTTCAACTTCGTCATCTTTGCTGCCTCGTTCTGCTTCAGATTGCTCCGCCGGCGCTAGGAGTCTGTCGGACTTAGAATGAATCGGCTGCGAAAATGGCAAATAGGTCCACTATTCGCTCTCAAATTTCCAAATATCCGTCCTCGATTTTCCATTCTCTCGCTTCGATCCCTAAGTTCGACAGACTCCTAGCCCTCCGTCTCTCCGCCAAGCAAGAACCAGCCATCCTTTAGTTCTCTCATTAATTTTTGAGGTTACCTTAAGCTTTCAGGCAAGCTGCCGATAAGGCATATGAAATGCCAACAACAAAGGCGAGGGAGACCTATGTCCAGTCATCAAAGCGTAACCATCCTTCTGGTGGAGGATGACGCGGGCCATGCACGGCTTATCGAAAAGAACCTGCGCCGCGCAGGAGTGGCCAACGAAATAATACATCTGGATAATGGCCAGAAAGCGATTGATTTTCTGTTCAATGAGGGAGAGTTCACCGGTCATGAAAACAGGGTGCCGTTTCTGATCCTTCTCGACCTGAACATGCCGGTGCTGGATGGCTATCAGGTGCTGAGCAGAATCAAGGCAAATGAGCGCACCCGAAACATTCCGGTGGTCATGCTCACCACCACCGAAAATCCCCGGGAAATCAGCCGATGTTACAGTCTGGGGTGCAATATCTATGTAACCAAGCCGGTTGACTACGACAGCTTTTCACAAGCCATCCGCAATCTGGGGCTGTTTCTCTCCATCGTCAAGGTTCCCGACGACCTGTGACAACAATAACGGCATCCTGTTCAGAAAGGGACGATCCGGTGGCGGCCAAAAACTCAGTGAGCATTCTCTATATGGAAGATGATGCGGGTCTGGCTCGGCTTTTACAGCGAAACCTGCAGCGGCTCGGCTATGTGGTGGACGTTGTCGACAATGGCGAGAAGGGTCTGGCGATGCTTGAAGGTGGAGGATACGACCTGGTGCTCCTGGATTACCATATGCCGGTCTGCGGGGGGATGGAGGTCTTAAGGGCCATGACCGCCAGAGGACTGCCGCCGGTGATAATGGTAACCGGCAATGGCAACGAAAAGATTGCGGTGGAGGCGTTGAAGCTGGGGGCCAACGATTACGTGGTTAAAGATGTGGAAATGGGTTACCTGGAGCTGTTGCCCATGATCATTGAGCAGGTGCTGGAGAAGGAGCAGCTGGTCCGGGAGCGTGAACAGATGCTCCATGCCGTCAGGGAGAGCGAAGAGCGATACCGGAAGCTGGTGGAGCTTTCTCCGGACGGCATCGCCATTCATCAGCATGGGAAACTGGTCTTCATCAACCCCAATGGGCTGGAAATACTGGGGGCAAGGGAAGAACAAGAGCTTCTCGGAAAGGACTTGGCTGGAATTATCCAGCCGGCCTTCCGCGACCGGCATCTTCCTGGGCTGGGACTGCTGGTGGAGGAGCAGGAGGACTTCCCTGTAATTGAAGAGAAATTTCTGCGTCTCGACCAGACCGAGGTGGATGTGGAGGTGACAACGCTTCCTTTCACTTTCAATAACGAGCCGGCCTTTCAACTGATATTCCGCGATATCAGCGAACGGAAACAGGCCTATGACCGCCTCCAGTACATGGCCAATTTCGACCCTCTCACTTCTCTTCCCAACCGGATCCTCTTCTTTGACCGCCTTGGCCAGACTGTCTCCCATGCCAGGCGATACAACCAGATGTTTGCCCTCCTTTATGTGGATCTGGATCGTTTCAAACCCGTTAATGATAACCTGGGACACGACGTGGGGGATATGCTGCTCCGGGAAGTGGCCGGCAGAATGACCGGTTGCATACGTGATGCGGATACGGTGGCGCGCATGGGTGGGGATGAGTTTTGCATAATCCTGTCGAAAATCGCCGGGAAGGGTGATGCAGAAACAGTGGCAGGAAAAATCATCGCCGCCCTCGATGTTGATTTCTGTTTGCGTGGGCACCAATGTTCGATAGGGGCCAGTATTGGTATCAGTATCTTCCCTGCGGACAGCGATGATCCGCAGTTGCTGCTGAAGATGGCGGACATGGCCATGTACAATGCCAAGGAAAACGGGCGCAACAGGTTCTGCCTTTTTGCCGATCAATCCCTGATGGTGGACCAATGAAGATTCGCGGCAAGCTGCTTACGGGATATTTTCTGGTCGCCCTGTTCACCGCTGTGGTTGGCTGGTTCGGCATGCGCATCGTAAACACGGTCAGTGAAGAGTTCAAGCGCCAGGCCGAGGATGAAATCCCCCTCGGTCGCTCCCTGCA
This region of Geotalea daltonii FRC-32 genomic DNA includes:
- a CDS encoding metal ABC transporter permease, producing MDLAEILSYGFLQRALVGGSLIAVLCSTLGIFLVLRRFSLIGDGLAHVTFGSVALALFLGFQSVLMTVAAIPVVLLASIGILKLTDKAKIYGDTAIGIVSSLGIAVGVMLASKAGGFNVDLFSYLFGNILSISMTELMLAAVLFLVVLISIFFFYNELFATTFDEDLARSAGIQTSRINMVLVLLTALTVVLAMKVVGIMLISALLILPAVSALQLARSFKGAIFSSALIGMGTVMISICLSLVLNLPAGATIVLFNFVIFAASFCFRLLRRR
- a CDS encoding metal ABC transporter ATP-binding protein yields the protein MSIEALSVKGLCSGYQGADVLQDLTFAVHSGDYVGVVGPNGSGKSTLVKSILGLIKPERGAISLFGTPFAQFRDWNRIGYLPQGLQFFNPNFPATVAEVVRLGRLAAKSFPRRFDRNDAAAVAKTLQWMDIAHIRDKMIGELSGGLRQRVLLARALVNEPELLVLDEPTTALDPETREHFYQLLADMNRERNTTVILITHDTGTIGRYATKLLYLDKRVIFYGGFDEFCKSAEMTGFFGEKAQHVVCHRH
- a CDS encoding Fur family transcriptional regulator, producing the protein MSDKFNQDLKELKLKVTPKRLAILSLLAEELSYASPEEVWRKLQKNFDSIGLPTVYRNLEELANGGLITKVIHPNRQLYYYFCPNGHHHHHFVCLSCRKVEDINFCGMEEIEKKVSGTVLSHIVQVNGLCRECSESQGGAI
- a CDS encoding metal ABC transporter solute-binding protein, Zn/Mn family, coding for MKKFLFLFMLLLVPALLSCEKREQHNSGKLKVVTTLFPLFDFARQIGGDKIDVTLLLPPGMEPHSFEPKPDDIIRVSRADIFIFTNRYMEPWAAQIAEAAAQKGLTVDASRGVNLYKAGEEKAEEDGHGHRAGRVDPHVWLDFDNDRIMVDNILAAFVAKDPANRQYYTANAVAYKAKLADLDGRFKVGLSRCATRDFLHGGHFAFGYMARRYNLHYQSAYALNAEAEPTAGKLTSLIRQMRSSGLKYIYTEELLNPRVAETIARETGAQLLRLHGAHNIGKADFDRGVTFISLMEENLKNLRTGLQCP
- a CDS encoding diguanylate cyclase domain-containing protein, whose translation is MAAKNSVSILYMEDDAGLARLLQRNLQRLGYVVDVVDNGEKGLAMLEGGGYDLVLLDYHMPVCGGMEVLRAMTARGLPPVIMVTGNGNEKIAVEALKLGANDYVVKDVEMGYLELLPMIIEQVLEKEQLVREREQMLHAVRESEERYRKLVELSPDGIAIHQHGKLVFINPNGLEILGAREEQELLGKDLAGIIQPAFRDRHLPGLGLLVEEQEDFPVIEEKFLRLDQTEVDVEVTTLPFTFNNEPAFQLIFRDISERKQAYDRLQYMANFDPLTSLPNRILFFDRLGQTVSHARRYNQMFALLYVDLDRFKPVNDNLGHDVGDMLLREVAGRMTGCIRDADTVARMGGDEFCIILSKIAGKGDAETVAGKIIAALDVDFCLRGHQCSIGASIGISIFPADSDDPQLLLKMADMAMYNAKENGRNRFCLFADQSLMVDQ
- a CDS encoding response regulator, which produces MSSHQSVTILLVEDDAGHARLIEKNLRRAGVANEIIHLDNGQKAIDFLFNEGEFTGHENRVPFLILLDLNMPVLDGYQVLSRIKANERTRNIPVVMLTTTENPREISRCYSLGCNIYVTKPVDYDSFSQAIRNLGLFLSIVKVPDDL